In the Clostridium beijerinckii genome, one interval contains:
- a CDS encoding response regulator yields the protein MRKVIIVDDNHLSVEGIYKNIDWKSLNSEVAYMFYDSQSVIDAVKSANIDLIISDIEMPIISGLEMSKQILKFNPNIKIILISAFDKFEYAREAIRVGVYDYIEKPIDYNYLSTIINNAFVQLEKEKRNRKILNESRPLMISKFFSELIHLNTDEAKYNLSKYPDYLNIDLNSKYFLTLNFKITNSKTLKNDLGIEKYHISLIDLGDHIKSAFSKFQLYHLLIERDDIITIIGGNYPNGNYLLNKVHDILNSFMEHYKSDIFELNIGIGSVIDSFWNMKISYDNSCKALEYNFFFPQKNIFDIHDIVRKNNVNNSVYLYAKEDKLIQLIYKKDLNSIKNWIQDFYEEILINCNNKYLIFNNIYSILSNVLKLLYNMSINTNDIENIIVNTYSNLSTICNSSEIINWLFDIFKIICNRLDESIKNQHEYLCNNVITYIQDNYSKKDLSLNEIALYVNVSPAYLSALFKKQIGENISAIITNIRIENACKLLENTNLSLKEISEKVGYVNQYYFSSCFKKKMNKNPSIYRQGI from the coding sequence TTGAGAAAAGTAATTATAGTAGATGATAATCATTTATCTGTTGAAGGTATTTATAAAAATATAGACTGGAAATCTTTAAATTCAGAAGTAGCATATATGTTTTATGATTCACAATCTGTTATTGATGCTGTTAAATCTGCTAATATTGATTTAATAATATCAGATATAGAAATGCCTATAATATCTGGACTAGAGATGTCAAAGCAAATATTAAAATTTAATCCTAATATAAAGATTATACTTATAAGCGCATTTGATAAATTTGAATACGCAAGAGAGGCTATCAGAGTTGGGGTCTATGATTACATAGAAAAACCTATTGATTATAATTATCTCAGCACAATTATTAATAATGCATTCGTCCAATTAGAGAAAGAAAAAAGGAATCGTAAAATCTTAAATGAAAGTCGCCCATTAATGATAAGTAAGTTTTTTTCAGAATTAATACATTTAAACACTGATGAAGCAAAATACAATCTTTCTAAATATCCGGATTACTTAAATATAGATTTAAATTCAAAATATTTTTTGACATTAAATTTTAAAATAACAAACTCTAAAACATTAAAAAATGATTTAGGAATTGAAAAATATCATATTTCATTAATAGACTTAGGTGATCATATTAAATCTGCTTTTTCTAAGTTTCAATTATATCATCTTTTAATCGAACGGGACGATATAATTACAATTATTGGTGGAAATTACCCAAATGGAAATTACTTGCTGAATAAAGTTCACGATATACTTAATTCATTCATGGAACATTATAAAAGTGATATATTTGAATTAAATATAGGCATAGGAAGCGTTATTGATTCTTTTTGGAACATGAAAATTTCTTATGATAATTCATGTAAAGCACTTGAATATAATTTTTTCTTTCCTCAAAAAAACATATTTGATATTCATGATATTGTTAGAAAAAATAATGTAAATAATAGTGTTTATCTTTATGCCAAAGAAGATAAGCTAATTCAACTTATTTATAAAAAAGATTTAAACTCCATAAAAAACTGGATACAAGATTTTTATGAAGAAATTCTAATAAATTGTAACAATAAGTATTTAATATTTAACAATATATATTCCATTTTAAGTAATGTGCTAAAACTATTATATAACATGTCTATAAATACTAATGATATTGAAAATATTATAGTAAATACATACAGTAACTTAAGTACAATTTGTAACAGTTCCGAAATAATTAATTGGCTTTTTGATATTTTCAAGATTATTTGTAATAGACTTGATGAATCAATAAAAAATCAGCATGAATATCTTTGTAACAACGTAATTACATATATTCAAGATAATTATAGTAAAAAAGATTTATCCTTAAACGAAATTGCTTTATATGTAAATGTTAGTCCAGCATATTTAAGTGCATTATTCAAAAAGCAAATTGGTGAAAACATAAGTGCTATTATAACAAATATACGAATAGAAAATGCTTGCAAACTCTTAGAAAATACAAATCTATCTTTAAAAGAAATTAGCGAAAAGGTTGGTTATGTAAATCAATATTATTTTAGCTCCTGCTTTAAAAAGAAAATGAATAAGAATCCATCTATTTATCGCCAAGGAATATAA
- a CDS encoding LytTR family DNA-binding domain-containing protein has product MKVSINIISSELEEEVIFNVHNVQEKITEAIELLTSSNEVIKHLLGRKEEKYYKVNVDEIFYIESIDRKVFIYTKTQTYEISEKLYVLEEQLSSMNFIRISKSLLLNIDKIHSFYPKLSGNLETLLTNNEKVIISRRYVANLKNKLGMRDSK; this is encoded by the coding sequence ATGAAGGTTAGTATAAACATTATCTCTTCTGAATTAGAGGAAGAAGTTATTTTTAACGTACACAATGTTCAAGAAAAAATTACTGAAGCCATAGAATTACTGACATCATCAAATGAGGTTATTAAACACTTACTTGGAAGAAAAGAAGAAAAATATTACAAAGTAAACGTGGATGAAATTTTTTATATAGAATCAATAGATAGAAAAGTATTCATCTATACCAAAACTCAAACATATGAAATTTCCGAGAAATTGTATGTTCTTGAGGAACAATTATCTAGTATGAATTTTATTAGAATTTCCAAATCCTTGCTACTCAATATTGATAAGATACACTCTTTTTATCCAAAGTTAAGCGGAAATCTAGAGACCCTTTTAACTAATAATGAAAAAGTAATAATTTCAAGAAGATATGTTGCAAATTTAAAAAACAAATTGGGAATGAGGGATAGCAAATGA
- a CDS encoding DUF3021 family protein, translating to MTFKYLNKILKLTSVVFTVITIFQLITKQSLDNEKICELLALSLSFSLIKIVINKYIISKDSIFNPLLYIIVICLMIAASNYLFNWNMSLLLMLSTFIEVILIYICVRLINYQYEKIDVKKMNEILDRNRKNNKQQ from the coding sequence ATGACCTTTAAATATTTAAACAAAATATTAAAATTAACCTCAGTAGTTTTTACAGTAATAACAATATTTCAGCTTATTACAAAACAATCTTTAGATAATGAAAAGATTTGTGAATTATTAGCTTTATCATTATCATTTTCATTAATAAAGATAGTTATCAATAAATATATTATTTCTAAGGACTCAATATTTAACCCATTATTATATATAATTGTAATTTGTTTAATGATTGCTGCGTCAAATTATCTTTTTAACTGGAATATGTCCTTATTATTAATGCTCTCAACATTTATTGAAGTTATATTAATTTACATATGTGTACGACTCATTAATTATCAATATGAGAAAATAGACGTAAAAAAAATGAATGAGATTTTAGATAGAAATAGAAAAAACAACAAACAACAGTAG
- the tnpA gene encoding IS66 family insertion sequence element accessory protein TnpA: MNNNENINWREIVAGFSSYEGTLGNFCNSNHITKSQFYYYKKKLNNENNNLQFHAISMKEKRVRTEITVVQADRPNIIIEIGVAKVHVPANEIAILSNLLKDLITNVQS; this comes from the coding sequence ATGAATAATAATGAAAATATAAATTGGAGAGAAATAGTTGCTGGCTTTTCTTCTTACGAAGGAACGTTAGGAAATTTCTGCAATTCAAATCACATTACTAAAAGTCAATTCTATTACTATAAAAAGAAGCTTAATAATGAAAATAATAATTTACAGTTTCATGCAATTTCTATGAAAGAAAAAAGAGTAAGAACTGAGATTACTGTAGTTCAAGCTGATAGACCTAATATAATAATAGAAATAGGAGTAGCTAAAGTACATGTACCGGCTAATGAAATAGCTATTTTAAGTAATTTACTTAAGGATCTGATTACAAATGTTCAATCTTAA
- the tnpB gene encoding IS66 family insertion sequence element accessory protein TnpB (TnpB, as the term is used for proteins encoded by IS66 family insertion elements, is considered an accessory protein, since TnpC, encoded by a neighboring gene, is a DDE family transposase.) yields MFNLNKVNTVYLACGITDLRKSIDGLVVIVQTQLKLDPFEKALFVFCNRQMNRIKILHFDEGFWLYYFRLENSKLKWPMTPDEALKINKEELKWLLMGYEVRTKSKFKPIEVRNSF; encoded by the coding sequence ATGTTCAATCTTAATAAAGTTAATACAGTTTATCTTGCATGTGGTATAACAGATTTGCGAAAAAGCATTGATGGACTAGTAGTTATCGTGCAAACGCAGCTAAAGCTGGATCCGTTTGAAAAAGCCTTGTTTGTTTTTTGTAATAGGCAAATGAATAGAATTAAAATCCTCCACTTTGATGAAGGATTCTGGCTATATTATTTTCGACTTGAAAATAGTAAATTGAAATGGCCGATGACTCCAGACGAAGCTCTTAAGATTAACAAAGAAGAATTGAAATGGCTGCTTATGGGATATGAAGTTAGAACTAAGTCTAAATTTAAGCCAATTGAAGTAAGAAACAGCTTTTAA
- the tnpC gene encoding IS66 family transposase: protein MEEQIQSKDKEIDNLKKELAFLKGQLLNKNRKIFGQSSEQVDSRQISLFNDAEKNSDLKIEEPTIEEITYKRKKSSSHSGKKDNLSGLDRVIIEHKINDSEAVCDKCGNNLVVIGKKSKEILKYKPAELYIEEHISYTYACKNCEADADKVNIISAKIPNTFLYKSMASNELLAHVVSMKYQYAMPLYRMESYFKMMDVNLSRQTLSNWIISCATELKPVFNYMKEDLLKRNYIHADETYLKVIEENGKDSNSKRFMWLYRSGGIENPVILYDYQKTRSGSCAEEFLEGFSGYLQTDGYDGYNKVKNIKRLYCMAHIRRKFFEIISSLSPEALKQSHALEGFNYCEQLYEIEKELREQYMGSDDYYADRHIIRLKKSDPILKKFQEYVDSEIVDALPKSPLGKALAYAQKLLPYMRTFLTNGCLEIDNNAAERAIKPFVIGRKNWMFSKTSKGASSSALLYSIIETAKANGLATEKYLVYLFEVLASSEIKERDILEKCMPWSENIPDQLRVKTTK from the coding sequence ATGGAAGAACAAATTCAATCAAAAGATAAAGAAATTGATAATTTAAAAAAGGAATTAGCTTTTCTTAAAGGACAACTTCTTAATAAAAACAGAAAAATTTTTGGACAATCTAGTGAGCAAGTTGATTCAAGACAGATATCTCTTTTTAATGATGCTGAAAAAAACAGTGATCTAAAAATAGAGGAACCTACCATTGAAGAAATTACATATAAAAGAAAGAAATCATCTTCTCATTCAGGGAAAAAAGATAACTTATCCGGCCTAGATAGAGTCATAATTGAGCATAAAATTAATGATTCCGAAGCAGTTTGCGATAAATGCGGAAATAATTTAGTTGTAATAGGCAAAAAATCAAAAGAGATTTTAAAGTATAAGCCAGCAGAACTTTACATAGAGGAACATATTTCATATACATATGCATGCAAAAATTGCGAAGCGGATGCAGATAAAGTCAATATAATTTCAGCAAAAATACCAAATACATTCTTATATAAAAGTATGGCTTCAAATGAATTATTAGCTCATGTTGTGAGCATGAAATATCAATATGCAATGCCGTTATATAGAATGGAATCATATTTTAAGATGATGGATGTTAATCTTTCAAGACAGACATTATCTAATTGGATAATAAGTTGTGCAACTGAGCTTAAGCCTGTTTTTAACTATATGAAAGAGGATCTCTTAAAAAGAAATTATATACATGCCGATGAAACATATCTGAAGGTTATTGAAGAAAACGGAAAAGATTCTAACTCAAAAAGATTCATGTGGTTATATCGCTCCGGAGGCATTGAAAATCCAGTAATTCTATATGATTATCAAAAAACAAGATCTGGATCTTGTGCAGAAGAATTTCTTGAAGGATTCTCAGGCTATCTTCAAACAGATGGATATGATGGCTATAATAAGGTTAAAAATATAAAAAGATTATATTGCATGGCTCATATTCGAAGAAAATTCTTTGAAATAATATCATCATTAAGCCCTGAAGCTTTAAAGCAATCACATGCATTAGAAGGGTTTAATTATTGTGAGCAACTTTATGAAATTGAAAAAGAGCTAAGGGAACAATACATGGGGAGTGATGATTATTATGCTGATAGACATATAATAAGGCTCAAGAAATCTGACCCTATCCTTAAAAAATTTCAAGAATATGTAGATAGTGAAATTGTTGATGCTCTTCCTAAAAGTCCTTTAGGTAAAGCTCTTGCATATGCGCAAAAGTTATTGCCATATATGAGAACTTTCTTAACGAACGGATGTCTTGAAATTGATAATAATGCAGCCGAAAGAGCTATAAAGCCATTTGTAATTGGCAGAAAAAATTGGATGTTTTCCAAGACTTCAAAAGGCGCATCGTCAAGCGCACTTCTTTATAGTATTATTGAAACGGCTAAAGCCAATGGCTTAGCAACTGAAAAGTATTTAGTATATTTATTTGAAGTGTTAGCAAGTTCGGAAATTAAAGAAAGGGACATACTAGAAAAATGTATGCCATGGTCGGAAAACATTCCAGATCAACTGCGTGTCAAGACTACCAAATAA